DNA from Carboxydocella sporoproducens DSM 16521:
ATTTCGACAAAAACCTGCAACTTGCGTTTTTTTCATGCCTGGCTGTCCACCGTTAATGGTACAATCATTGAGCTGATAATTCGTTCTTCTGCTGCCAGAACCAGCACTTTTAGCACCAATACCGTCAAGTCCGGATACGCTGTAGCATCCAGCGTCCAACTTACCGGACCCGTGCCATTCGGGTATCTGATTCCCAGCCGCTGATCATTTACCAGCAGCTCTGCCCGGCTAACCGGATCACCGAATCGCACCTTGACTTCTTTTTTCCCCCAAATTCTCGTCCCCGGAATGGGACTGAGCCACAGGATCTCCACCCCTTTTTGCACCTTTACCGCCGGACTTATAGCCCGTCTGCCCCCTGGTGTGTAGGCAATAGCTTTAAGAATATGGCTTCCCGCCCTTTTCTCCTTAAGTGATAAGGCAAACCGGTATGGTTGAGTGCCACCAGCTATACTGCCAATAAGTTCTTCGTCCCAAAACATCTCGACCCGTTCTATTCCTTCCTGGTCACTGGCTTGCACAAAAACATCGACAGTATCTCCGCCCAGTACACTGCCAGCTGCCGGGGCATAAATTTGCACTACTGGATTGCGCACCTTAACCTGAACACTGCCTGTTCCAGTCATACCTGTAGCAGTAATACCGATAATTTTCAGGGTATGCACTGATAATCCACTTTGACTGACCTCACCGCTGTCCCAGCTAAATTCCACTTCATTAGCTGTCACTCGGGCCTCTTCCCGCTTAATGCCATCTACATAAAATTCCGCCCCTTCGATCACCGCATTAGGTGAAAACACAGCCCGTACCCGCACCTGATGCCTGGCTACTGTTCCCGCCGGTGGCTCAAGGATAGTTACCGTTGGTACAACCTTTACTATTTGCCTCAGTTCTCCCAGGTTACCCATACCATCAAGCGCATATACCGTTAACTGGTGTTCACCCACAGGCACTTTCCGAGTATCCCAGGCATAACGGTAAGGTGCTGTCGTCCATTTGGCCACTGGTATCTGGTCAATCAACAGCTGTACTTCTTTTATTCTACTGGGATCAAAGGCCAGAATTTCCAGGTTTACTTCACCGCTAACAGGTTCACCAGGCGGCAAGCCCATAAGGTAAAGCTGAGGTGGCGTATTGTCAGGTTGTGTTTGCGGCAAAACTAACCCCCCGGTAGGCAACCCATAACCATACCAGGAGTCCCGTCCTTTCGGCCCCAGATCAATTACTCCTTCCCCCAGCCGCCGCCTGAGCTCTGGGGCTGTTAACTGAGGTAGAGCAGATTTCAGCAGAGCTGCCAGCCCGGTAATATGCGGCGTAGCCATGGAGGTACCGCTCATTGTCCTATATCCTCCCCAGAGATTGGTGCTGAGTATTTCCACCCCGGGGGCAGCCAGTTCTACCTGGGGTCCGGTACTGGAAAAAGCCGCTCGTTGCCATTGTCGGTCAATAGCCGCCACAGCAATCACTTCTGGATATTTAGCCGGGAACAGTACCGTATCCCCGCTCCCCTCTTCATTGCCGGAATTGCCTGCTGCCGCCACCAGCAATATTCCAGCATTAGCCGCCTTTTTCACCGCTGCCCGCAGTAAGGCATTATCCTGATTTCCACCTAAACTCA
Protein-coding regions in this window:
- a CDS encoding S8 family serine peptidase codes for the protein MEEIKRYIIRLKHRGWRKKAKLLNRSLAGKIIHTYETLPYLVVALSSEEANSIRGEDGLVEIFEDGLATTQEQQVPWGVSVIKGSKGATQSGIRGEGVRVGILDTGIDLNHPDLRVAGGITFVGNSFQDDNGHGTHVAGIIAAQDNDQGVVGVAPGVELFAIKALNSAGNGWYSDIAAGLEWAVKNKLDIINLSLGGNQDNALLRAAVKKAANAGILLVAAAGNSGNEEGSGDTVLFPAKYPEVIAVAAIDRQWQRAAFSSTGPQVELAAPGVEILSTNLWGGYRTMSGTSMATPHITGLAALLKSALPQLTAPELRRRLGEGVIDLGPKGRDSWYGYGLPTGGLVLPQTQPDNTPPQLYLMGLPPGEPVSGEVNLEILAFDPSRIKEVQLLIDQIPVAKWTTAPYRYAWDTRKVPVGEHQLTVYALDGMGNLGELRQIVKVVPTVTILEPPAGTVARHQVRVRAVFSPNAVIEGAEFYVDGIKREEARVTANEVEFSWDSGEVSQSGLSVHTLKIIGITATGMTGTGSVQVKVRNPVVQIYAPAAGSVLGGDTVDVFVQASDQEGIERVEMFWDEELIGSIAGGTQPYRFALSLKEKRAGSHILKAIAYTPGGRRAISPAVKVQKGVEILWLSPIPGTRIWGKKEVKVRFGDPVSRAELLVNDQRLGIRYPNGTGPVSWTLDATAYPDLTVLVLKVLVLAAEERIISSMIVPLTVDSQA